The genomic DNA AAACCAGGCGAGGATGAAGATTTTCATGGTTCTCCCTGCGGAAGTGACGATCTGGGGCCGAACCAATTATACCACCGGGACAGGCACCAAAAATAAATCTTGATGTACAAGGGACCTGTCAGCCTGCAGCGGATAGTATGAAATATGCCTGATACAATGAAAGCATGAACCTGTTTCCTGAAAATTGGTCCCAGGTATTCGCGCTCCAGACTCCGCTTCTCGAACTTATCGCGCGGGGCGCTGCCATGTATTTCGGCATCATCGTCCTCATGCGCCTCATGCCCCGTCGCAGCGGTGGGGAGCTGGCCATGATGGACCTGATATTCGCGCTCCTCATCGCAGATGCAGCCGCCCACGCGCTGGGCAGCTACACCTCCGTTACCGACGGCATCATACTGGTCATCACTATCATGGCATGTAACTACCTGATCAACACCCTGAGCTATCGGGTTCGGTTCATTGAGCGCCTGGTTTCTGCGCCCCCTTTGCAGATCATCCGGGACGGGCAGCTTCTGCGGCGCAACATGCGCCGGGAGCTTCTCACCGAAGAGGAACTTATGAGTTATCTGCGACAGCAGGGCTTTGATAGAGTCGAAGAGGTAAAAGCCGCTTATGTTGAGGGAGAAGGAAAGATCACTGTTATCAGCCGCAAGAGCGGCAAATAGAGATAGATCGCGGGCGCTGCACCGCCTCAACCTGCAGCCTCGGTCTTCATCTTGCTGAACATCATATCCTTCTCCAGGATGTGGTTCAGCAGCCACCCCACCACGAAGTCCCTGATATCTACAGCGAGGCCGGCATCTGATCCCTGCAGCAGGAACCGTTTCTTGAGCATTGTGAAGTCGCGGATGAATTCCTCGTGGTGTTTGCGGTGACTTGCCCGGAATGCGAAATTCATCTTCTCCTGCAGCTCTTCTTCGGCCTCGAAGTGCGCGTGAATGTAATCGTCGAGAAACTGGAGGATCGTCACCAGTTCCTCCTTTCCCTTGCCGGCGTCGCAGGCTTCGATGAACATGTCGAGCCTTCGGATTAGCTCCTTGTGCTGGCCGTCCACCACATCGTTTCCCGTCGCCAGATTATCGTTCCATGTGATTCCCACGACAGTCATCTCCCCTCTTCATGCGCGACCGCTCGAACATACCTAATTCTACCCGCAGCACGACAGGTTTGAAAGACCTGCTTGCCCGAACGTTCCCGGGACGGGCACTTCCGCCTGAAGTCGTGACTGCGGAAAAGAGTCAGGTATCAGATCAACTGGTATATCAGCGATCCGCAGGCCGTCGCGGTAACTGCCATGGCGACGAGGGCCATCAACCCGTCACGCGCTATGAGCGAAAGTCCGAAGGCTGTTACGGCAACCCCGGCGACATGTGCCGACAGGGGGACGAGCTCCATGAAGGGGAGGACAGAGGCAATGAGAATACAGAGCAGAGCGATGACTGCGAGACCTGCACTCTGAATCAGTCCCGGAAGACGCGGCCGGACCCGGCGGTCCACGGCACGTGCAGGTTTTCGGAGCCAGGCGATGGATTTGACCAGCCTCTCCCGGCCGATCGAACGCCTCAACAGCCAGCGCGGCAGCCACAAATGCCGCCTCCGCAACAGCAGCTGTCCCGCCGTCAGCAGCAGTAGGCTTCCCACCGTCGTAGGCATCCCCGGAATGGCGCTCAGAGGCGAAGCCAGAATAATGCCGGCCACCAGCAGCAGCGGCCCGAAAGACCTACCCCCGACCGCCTCCAGGATCATCCCCAGCGACACACGATCCTGATCGGCCGCCGATTGGTCGATCAGATCGAGCACCTGCTCGAAGGTTGAGATCCTCCCTGCGTTCACCGAGGGGCCCCCGGAGCTTCCGGCGCCCGATGAGGCATTTCCTCTGCGTTTATCCCGGTCGGTAAAGATGCTCATGATCCCTTTATTCTACCACGTGGGGAGGAAGGCAAATGGGAGGTACCTGAGGCGGGGAGAGTGAGTTACTAATCATTAAATAAAGCCTGACCGGAAACGACTGCAAGTGCTAAGTAGAATCTTTTGACGCCACACTTGAAAGGCTAATTATACAAAGTAAAATCGTAGCAATATATTTTAATAATAAACTAATTATTATTTGCCTTTCCGGCCGTTGTTCAGGATTCTGAGAATGTGGTAAAGCATCAACGTTTCAGCCACATGTATATGCAAGGAGGTCAATTATAGAAAAATTACGATGACGACGATGATTGAAGGCAGAACAGCAGTCATGAGGTCTCCCAGGCACCTGTTTTTCCGGCGCCACCGACCGCAGCTCCTCCACGCCAGAAGGCCATCCGGTAATTTCCCGGGTGGCCTTTTTCTTCCAATTTGGAGCTGATGGTCTTAACACATATTCGGCGTCTGGAAGCATTGGACTGCCGTCTGCACTTCGAGCTAAAATATATATGAATAATGCTGGCGGTAGAGGCTGACGCAATGTTCAGCCGCTGCTTCAGCGGACAGGAGGATAGTCATGGAAAGATACATTGACGGCTTCTTGATCCCTTTGGCTAAGGAGAGGTTGGAAGAATACAGAGCAATGGCAGAAAAAGCCGGTAAGGTGTGGATGGAGCATGGCGCACTGGAGTACATCGAGTGCATCGGCGACGATCTGGATCAGAAGGAAATGGTGTCGTTCAGGCAATCGGCCGGGGCCTCTGACGGAGAAACCGTGGTGTTCTCCTGGATCGTTTATGAGTCGCGGGAGCACAGGGATAAGGTGAACGCGGCAGTAATGAACGACCCGAGGATAAAAGAAATGATGGAGTCAGGCGCCAGTCCCTTCGACTGCAAGCGCATGGCATACGGAGGCTTCAAGACACTCGTCAAGCTGTGAAGTAGAAGGACCCACGAAGAGTAGTTCCGGGGACACCATACCTATTTAGCTATATCAGGTATGGTGTCCATCTCCGGGATCATCCCCAGCGCCCCCCCCTGAGCCCCACGCGGTCGGTCGATCTGACCGTACCTGCTAAAGTTCGTTATCCTCCCTGCGTTTACAATGGCCCCTGGAGCTGCCGGCGCCCGATGAAGTATACCCTCTGCGTTTATGCTCGTCAGTAAAGCTGCTCATGATCCCTATGTCCTACCACGTGGTGATGCGGGAAAAATGAAGTGCATGACCTAACCTCTTAGACCGGCTCGACAGCTCAACGACTTGATCCGGTCGAACCCCGAACATGAAACGACCGTATCATATGAGCAGAAGGTTATTGCTTTTTCTTATTTAAAATCAGCTTAAATTTACTTGACAACCGATCATTAGAGGATGCATAAGGTTTGGCATGTTTTATAATCCATCGAAGTGATTGGGGGGACTTATGGGCAAGAAGAGGAGCTTTGCGATTGCGACACCTTTATTACTGCTGTCGCTTCCCGTTTCAATACATGCAGCCGAGCTGGTGATAGGGGACACGGTAACTACAGGCGGAAACTGGTCGACAACAGGAAACGTAACCGCATTATCGTTCACCGGGAATGGTTCCGGACTGAGTAACGTTTCCGCAGCAAGTCTTTCCTGCGTGAACTGCATCGGACCCGGGCAATTAAGCTTCAACCCCGGCACAATCATGGGAATCGTCACAGGCACTGGATTGACCGGGGGAGGCAACAATGGCGAAGTAACGCTTTCTGTCGCACCCGGAGGAATCGGAACCGACCAGATCAACCCTGCCCAGGTCCAGACGAGGGTTTCAGGAACGTGTACGTCGGATCAATATATCCAGGCAATCAACCAGAACGGCAGCGTGACCTGCGGCAGCGGACTATCGGGAGGGATCAGCCTGGTGAACTCCGGTGCAGGTTTGACAGGAGGCCCGATAACTTCCAGCGGAACTCTGAGCGTAGACTTCGGAGGTTCCGGTTCAGCAACTACCGTCTCGAGAAGCGATCACAACCATGACAGCATTTACCAGAAAAAATATGCAAGGGTACTCGCCGTTGAAGGGGATCACTCCAGCCTGGTTTCCGCGATGAATTCAATTACCGACGCTTCGGACACGAAGCGTTACCTGATCAAAATCATGCCGGGAACATACGACCTGTCCTATGCTGCCGGCAGTACTCTTGAGGTCAAGCGGTATGTGGACATAGAAGGTTCCGGAGAAGGCAACACCAGGGTTATCAGCACCAATCCTCTGTATGGGGTGTTTATTGCCTACGGCGATCAGGAGATAAGGTCTCTGTCCATAGAATCTAGAAACAACTACAATCAGTGGGGACCATCCCAGGGAGACGGGATCTACGCCCTGGGACCAAATGTGGAAGTCAGCAATGTGAAGATTACCCTTACCACTGATGCCTTCAACGGTTATCATTCCGGGATATCCGGCGCAACCACCTTGAACAATGTCTCTATCAATGCGACTTCGACAAATTACTCCCAAGTCAACGGCATTAGGATCAGACACAG from Geobacter sp. DSM 9736 includes the following:
- a CDS encoding DUF421 domain-containing protein → MNLFPENWSQVFALQTPLLELIARGAAMYFGIIVLMRLMPRRSGGELAMMDLIFALLIADAAAHALGSYTSVTDGIILVITIMACNYLINTLSYRVRFIERLVSAPPLQIIRDGQLLRRNMRRELLTEEELMSYLRQQGFDRVEEVKAAYVEGEGKITVISRKSGK
- a CDS encoding bacteriohemerythrin, which encodes MTVVGITWNDNLATGNDVVDGQHKELIRRLDMFIEACDAGKGKEELVTILQFLDDYIHAHFEAEEELQEKMNFAFRASHRKHHEEFIRDFTMLKKRFLLQGSDAGLAVDIRDFVVGWLLNHILEKDMMFSKMKTEAAG
- a CDS encoding exopolysaccharide biosynthesis protein, with translation MSIFTDRDKRRGNASSGAGSSGGPSVNAGRISTFEQVLDLIDQSAADQDRVSLGMILEAVGGRSFGPLLLVAGIILASPLSAIPGMPTTVGSLLLLTAGQLLLRRRHLWLPRWLLRRSIGRERLVKSIAWLRKPARAVDRRVRPRLPGLIQSAGLAVIALLCILIASVLPFMELVPLSAHVAGVAVTAFGLSLIARDGLMALVAMAVTATACGSLIYQLI
- a CDS encoding DUF1428 domain-containing protein gives rise to the protein MERYIDGFLIPLAKERLEEYRAMAEKAGKVWMEHGALEYIECIGDDLDQKEMVSFRQSAGASDGETVVFSWIVYESREHRDKVNAAVMNDPRIKEMMESGASPFDCKRMAYGGFKTLVKL